One Bacillota bacterium genomic window, AGAGCACAAGCTGGATGCGGCCCCAATTATTGTCGGCGGCCGTACCATGGTGCCGCTTCGTTTTATTGGCGAGGCTTTAGGGGCCCAGGTACATTGGGATGCTCCCACACGCACCGTGCATGTAACCGGGGCTAGAGCCGAAGTTCAGAATGTGGTTTTACAGCCGGAACTGGGACGAGAAGTGTTAGCCATCAAAGGGACCGGGCACCTGCAGGGTACGGTGACCCAATCCGATAATCAGGTGCTGATTACATTGCCGGAAGCAGAGCTGGCCCTAGCGGAAGGTCCATTGGCCCTCCAGGGGACCCTGGTACAAGGGGTGTCGGTACAGTCTCTAGCTCCTGGACAAGCCAAAGGCGTAGTGGTGACCGTTACCCTATCGGAGCCGACTCCTTTTACCGTTACCGCCGATACCGGGGAACTTACTTTGGTACTGCCGTATCGAGTGGAGAAGTTGGAGTACGAGCAAATAACCGGCGGTGAGATTCTTAGCATCGCCACTACCGGCCAGGTGCCTTACACGGTACAACAGTTGGCGGCGCCGGATCGTCTGGTTATTCATTTGCCGGGGATTGTGGCCGGCCCTGGATTAGACCCAGTGGAGCCGAACAGTCTGCTAACCAAAGCAGTGAAGATTCAAGACAGCCCGACAGGGGTTAATATCATCGTGGAGCAACACCGGGTGACGAAGTTTCGCGTCACTGCCTCTGCTCGAGGCCTGGAACTCTATTTTGCCCCGCAGATTATCGGTTTTGACTACCAGGCTGTTCCCGGTGGTGCCAAAGTTAAGATCCAAGCCACCGGCGACTTAAACTACCGTACAACCCGACTGCAAAACCCTGATCGACTGGTGGTGGATTTTCAGGATACTCTGTTGGTAAGTACGCAGACAGTCATTGACGTCAATGACGAAGTAATAGTGCAGGTGCGGGCCGGTCAATTTGCGGTTGATCCCGAGGTAACCCGGTTGGTGGTGGAGTTAGAATCCTATTTGAGCCACCGGTTCGTTTTGGGCCAACAACCGGGAGAGTTGGTTCTGGAGCTAACAGCCAGCCCTGTCCAAGGCCGTTACATTGGCGTGGATGCCGGCCACGGCGGCAGCGAACCGGGATCCGTCAGTCCCTCCGGACTAAAAGAAAAAGACTTGAATCTGGATATTGCCCAAAGATTAGCGGCGGCTTTGCGGGCAGCCGGAGCCAAGGTATTCATGATCAGGGACAGCGATGTCAAGGTGGATTTTCGTGACCGCCCTGAAATCGCCAACGAAGAGAAGGTAGAAGTCTTGGTCAGCATCCATTGCAATTCTTTCACCGATGACAGCAAACGCGGGACCGAGGTGTATTACTTTAGGGATGGGCATGGAGGGCAGGAGTTGGCCCAGGCTCTACATAAGACCTTGGTGAGTTCTCTCGGGCTGCCGGATCGGGGTTTGAAAACCGCGGACTACAATGTCATTCGCCATACCAAGATGCCAGCGGCGTTAATCGAGGTGGCCTACTTATCCAACCCGGTGGAAGAAAAACTCCTGGCCGACCCGGTCTTTCGGGAAAAAGCGGCTCAAGCAATAGCCGAGGGAATCATGGACTACTTCCGTCAGCGCTGAGGGAGCGAGGAAGAAGTTTTCCTAAGCTCGAATTTAATATAGAGTATTTTAATAAGAATGACTAAATACACCTCTGGTAGAATGAAAGGAGAAGAGGCCAATGCCTTTCTCAGGATTATTAGGGTACTTGTTTATATTTTGTGCTCGCGTCATCGACATGTCGTGTGCCACTGTACGTACCCTGATGATTGTACGTGGGCAGCGGATTATTGCTGCGCTCATTGGCTTTTTTGAAGTATCTGTTTATATCTTGGCTTTAAATCAAGTAGTGGGCAAACTAAATGACCCCTTGAATTTATTGTTTTATGCCTCCGGGTTTGCCACGGGAAACTATGTGGGCAGTCTAATCGAAGAACGCATGGCATTGGGATTTGTTACAGTGGAGATCATTCCCAGCGAACCGGATTCTAATCTGGCCGAGCTGCTCAGGCAGCAAGGATTTGGGGTGACTACGTTTCCCGCTTTTGGCAAAGAAGGCCCACGTCAGGTACTGCATGTGTTGCTCAAGCGCCGGTCGCTGCCCCACATAGTGCAAATGGTTTCCGAGCACGATCCAACAGCGTTTTATACCATCATGGATGCTCGTGCCACCTACGGCGGCTTTCTTGGCCGGCAAGGCAAGTGAGTACAGGAGGGTCGAGGGTGACATTTACAATTTCCCCCAAGAGTGGGATTCCCATTTATGTTCAGCTCCAGAATCAAATAAAAGACTTAGTGCTACGTGGTGTCTGGGCGCAAGGACATCGCTTGCCCACCGAGCGGGAATTAGCTGAACAGTTGGGAATAAGCCGAAACACAGTCAGCACAGCCTACAAGCAGTTGGAGGCTCAAAGAGTGATCTGCCGCAAGCAGGGTTCCGGCACCTTTGTCTGTGCCACCCCGGACAGCTTGGCTGTGGACAGCGACCATAAAGACCGAGTGCTACGGCTAGTAGACTTAGCTATCGGAGAGGCGCTGCAGCTTGGGTTTTCCATCGAGGATTTTACCGCTATTGTGACCCTCAGGGTACGACAGCGAAAAGAAATGCTGGGCCGACTGCAAGTGGCTTTCGTTGAGTGCAATCGGGAACAGTTGGACTACTTCACCAAAGAGCTAGAACTGGGATCAGGTGTAACCATTCATCCCTGGTTACTGCAAAACCTTCAAGGAGGAGCGGCCGAAAATCTTCAGCGGTTGCGGCAAATGGACATGGTAGTAACGACTTTTTATCATTTAGATGAAGTTAAGGCCATGCTCGGTTCAGAAGCGCCCCAGCCGTTGGGTATAGCATTGGAACCATCGGTGAGCAGCATTGTTCGAATTGCCCGGGTTGCCCCGGACAGCCTGCTGCCGGTGGTCTGCTTATCGCAGACTTTCGCCCAGTCAATTATCACGGCGCTGGAGCAGGCAGATCTTATCTTCAAAGACATGCCTGTAGTTACAACCCGTGATCCGGTGCAGTTGGCCCAAGCTCTGACCGGAGCCACTACGATTATTTCTTCGCCGGGACGAAAAAAAGATGTTCAGCAAGCCGCGGCTACGGGTACAGAAATAATCGAGTTCGTGTTTCAACCGGATGCTGGCTCCATAACCTTGCTGAAGGCGGCATTGCTTGGAATTAAGAACTGGTCTCCGGCCGGTGCGGAGGGTTAGTGACTATGGCAGCAGACTATGACCAGCGACGGAAAGAACGGAATAAGCTACTTTCTCGGACCGAAACAGTCTCTTGGTTACAGAACCAAGAGCTGGCTCTTCCTAGGGCCAGTCAGGGACGGTTACGCGTACGTTTGAATTTGGCGGTGGAGACAGCGTCAAACCTGGAAGACTACTTGGCTTGTTTAGTAGAAAACGATGCCTTTGTTATGTTTAGCTTTCCGACGCCGCCGGACAAGCAAGCCTTAACCTGGCTGCAAGCAGAACCTTTATCGGCCCTGCGCTCGTTGTTACCTAAGCATCTAGATGTCTTCGGTCGCTGGGGGGCCCAACTTAGCGGTGAATTCCCAGAAGATCTGGCCGAGCTTTTAGCCACGGCTGGGATCGTTACCTGGCAGGGCGGACCCTTGGCGGAGTATTTTGCCGCCGGCCAAGGGGGGACTTTGCCGGATTGCCTTTGCCGCTATGCTTCCGTGGATAGGCTAGCCCATGATTATCATCGGGCCGGAATTCCAGTCCGGCGCGAGGTGCGCGGACTGCGTACGTCTACCTTGATACCGCCTGGATTGCTGGTGGCGCTGATTGTGCTGGAGGCCAAACTGGCTCAGGCGCAAGGGGTCACGAACCTTAGCGCCGCTTATAGTCTGTGCGGTCATCTCCTGCAAGATGTGGCTGCTTTAAGAGTCTTGGCTACTTTAACGGCTGAACTGTCGGCCACTGTCATTTGTCTGCCGTGGACCGGCGGATCCTTGTTGGGTCTGCGTAACCTAACTACTGTTGCTGCCTGGACAGCGGCCACGTCAGCCCTGGGCTCGGCCCAGGGCTGCGAAGTAGTGGCTGTAGACAAAGATCAGCCCCTGACTTCGGACCAGGTAAGCTTGTGGCTAGATTTAGCTCAAGGCGTAAGCCGTTTGGCTACAGATCAGCAGCAGTCTCTAGCGGCTGCAGTGAGCCAAGAAGAAGAACAGGTGCGAACCGAAGCCGAGGCCATCATCAATCGAGTCTTGGAACTAGGTGACGGGGAAGTAGCGCCAGGATTAGAACCGGCGTTGGCCGAAGGCAGCCTGGATCTTCCCTTAGCCCCGGCCGGCATTTGCCGCGGGCAAGTTCTGTCCGCCCGGGATGCAACCGGCGCCGTGCGCTTTTTGGACTGTGGTGCCTTACCTTTGCCACCGGAAAGCAAAGAGCTGCATATCCAGTTACTGGAAGAAAGGGCCCGGAGCGAAGGACGGGAGCTGGGCATTTCCATGGTTATTGACGATGTGTATGCTTTCAGTAAAGGTGCTTTGGTAGGGCGGATAAAGTAATGCATGTCCAGCTTGGGGATGGCACAGGCTAGGAGTGGGGTAACAGTGCAACACCAAAACCTACGCGAATCCATCTACTTTGCCCCCAGGGGCAAAGAACGATTGATTCGTCTGGGAAACTATTTGGCTCAGCGCTATCTTGATCCTGACGATCGGCTAATTGGTTTTATCGGTTCGTCAGGCATGGGTAAATCCTTATTGATTCGAGGCATGTTCCCGGGCCTCGAACTTACTAACGATGACGAAAATGTAAACATTCGTCCCTTGCCGTTGGTACGTGATATTCGCACCGGCTCTTTCCGTAGCCACACCTACCATGTGGACGTCTGTTTTGAAATGGCTTTTGTACCTTTAAGCGAGCTGGCGTCCTCGGTCCGAGAAGCGGTTTTGTCTGGACGACGGGTAGTAGTGGAGCATTTCGAGACCTTGGCTCCCCTGCTGCCAATGAACGCCGAACTACTGGTGGGTATAGGGGAAGAGGTGGTCGTCACCAGACCAACCCTGTTTGGACCCCGGGCAGCGGAGATTGCGTCGCGGGTATTTGCTTCTTCCCATTACCGTAAGATGGTTCATACAGCCGAAGACTTAACCACGCTGGTGTTACTGGATCTTAACCAACCGATGCCCGATTGGCACAGCGATTTGCCTCACGGTTTCGTGTTGGAATACAAGAGCGAATTAACCGTAGACCTGACTCAGGTGGAACAGCAGGTAAAACAACTTATTAGGGCCAATCTACCGGTTACCTATTACGATCAGGGCCATATTAAGATCGCTGATCGCCTTATTCCCTGCACAGGTCCCCGGATTCACCTGAGCCGTACCGGCGATATCCAAGGATTTTCGCTCCTGCCACAGCTTCGCTTTGACCCCTTAACTAAGCATTACCTGTTAGTCGGCACAGTGGGCAATGTTCCAATAGAAAGTGA contains:
- a CDS encoding AMIN domain-containing protein: MRHYRQAVCWCLFLGLLLIHVFPAQAAPGPIRLIIDERAIESDVAPVIQNNRTMVPLRIISEELGAQVHWDSTARTVRVALPDGDIRLGIGKSTAFFRDQEHKLDAAPIIVGGRTMVPLRFIGEALGAQVHWDAPTRTVHVTGARAEVQNVVLQPELGREVLAIKGTGHLQGTVTQSDNQVLITLPEAELALAEGPLALQGTLVQGVSVQSLAPGQAKGVVVTVTLSEPTPFTVTADTGELTLVLPYRVEKLEYEQITGGEILSIATTGQVPYTVQQLAAPDRLVIHLPGIVAGPGLDPVEPNSLLTKAVKIQDSPTGVNIIVEQHRVTKFRVTASARGLELYFAPQIIGFDYQAVPGGAKVKIQATGDLNYRTTRLQNPDRLVVDFQDTLLVSTQTVIDVNDEVIVQVRAGQFAVDPEVTRLVVELESYLSHRFVLGQQPGELVLELTASPVQGRYIGVDAGHGGSEPGSVSPSGLKEKDLNLDIAQRLAAALRAAGAKVFMIRDSDVKVDFRDRPEIANEEKVEVLVSIHCNSFTDDSKRGTEVYYFRDGHGGQELAQALHKTLVSSLGLPDRGLKTADYNVIRHTKMPAALIEVAYLSNPVEEKLLADPVFREKAAQAIAEGIMDYFRQR
- a CDS encoding DUF2179 domain-containing protein is translated as MPFSGLLGYLFIFCARVIDMSCATVRTLMIVRGQRIIAALIGFFEVSVYILALNQVVGKLNDPLNLLFYASGFATGNYVGSLIEERMALGFVTVEIIPSEPDSNLAELLRQQGFGVTTFPAFGKEGPRQVLHVLLKRRSLPHIVQMVSEHDPTAFYTIMDARATYGGFLGRQGK
- a CDS encoding GntR family transcriptional regulator, with translation MTFTISPKSGIPIYVQLQNQIKDLVLRGVWAQGHRLPTERELAEQLGISRNTVSTAYKQLEAQRVICRKQGSGTFVCATPDSLAVDSDHKDRVLRLVDLAIGEALQLGFSIEDFTAIVTLRVRQRKEMLGRLQVAFVECNREQLDYFTKELELGSGVTIHPWLLQNLQGGAAENLQRLRQMDMVVTTFYHLDEVKAMLGSEAPQPLGIALEPSVSSIVRIARVAPDSLLPVVCLSQTFAQSIITALEQADLIFKDMPVVTTRDPVQLAQALTGATTIISSPGRKKDVQQAAATGTEIIEFVFQPDAGSITLLKAALLGIKNWSPAGAEG
- a CDS encoding alanine-tRNA synthetase second additional domain-containing protein; translation: MAQARSGVTVQHQNLRESIYFAPRGKERLIRLGNYLAQRYLDPDDRLIGFIGSSGMGKSLLIRGMFPGLELTNDDENVNIRPLPLVRDIRTGSFRSHTYHVDVCFEMAFVPLSELASSVREAVLSGRRVVVEHFETLAPLLPMNAELLVGIGEEVVVTRPTLFGPRAAEIASRVFASSHYRKMVHTAEDLTTLVLLDLNQPMPDWHSDLPHGFVLEYKSELTVDLTQVEQQVKQLIRANLPVTYYDQGHIKIADRLIPCTGPRIHLSRTGDIQGFSLLPQLRFDPLTKHYLLVGTVGNVPIESEV